In Acidobacteriota bacterium, the sequence TGCATTCCTAGACTTTCTTAGCAGTTCCCGATAAGTCTCCAGAGCCCATCCATACCGGATGGGCTTTCTTACTTTCAGCCGCAAATGGAGCAGCTATGACGCAACTTCGCAAACGTTTTTCCCTGTCACTGGATGCGCTCGCCGTGTGGACAGCGCTGGCCCTGGCTGTGATCGTGCGCCTGGGCGTGATCAAGAAAGTTCCCTGGTAGAGGAGATCGAGATGGCAACCGCTGCGATACCGCAACCGAGACTAGCCTCCTTCCCAGAACGGCTTTTCGAACCCTTGCCGGGCATTGCCCTGCTCGCCGCGATCGGGCTACTCGGAAAATTCATCGAGCAGAGGATCGCGCTCTACGGCAAGACGCATCATTTGCACCTTCCCAATATTGAATATGTTCTTTGGGCGATTCTCATTGGCGTGGTTGTTGCCAATACCGTAGGAGTCCCGAAGGTCTTTCGCGCCGGGATCGCCACGTATGATTTCTGGCTCAAGACGGGAATTGTCCTGCTCGGAGCCCGCTTTCTGGTTGGCGACCTGGCGCTAATGGGCAGCGTGAGCCTTGTGCTGGTTGTTATCGAGCTGGCGCTTGCCATCACCTTCATGACATGGCTTGGCCGTCTGTTTGGATTAAACCGAAATCTCAGCGCACTGCTCGCGGTGGGATCGTCAGTTTGCGGAGTCTCAGCAATTATTGCCACGCAGGGCGCGATCGACGCCGACGACGAGGATGCATCCTTCGCAATAGCCGCCATCCTGGCGCTCGGCGCCATTGCATTGTTCACATTCCCGCTCATCGGACACGCGCTCGGCATGTCCGATCACGCCTTCGGACTCTGGTCTGGCCTTGCCGTAGACAACACGGCAGAAGCGGTTGCAACCGGCGCGATCTACTCCGACATCGCGCAGAAATTTGCTGTGCTGGCGAAGACCACCCGCAACGCGATGATTGGGTTTGTAGTGCTTGGATTTGCTCTGCGCTGGGCTGCCAGCAAGGCTAGGGAATTCAAGCCAAACAAAGCTCAATTCCTCTGGACCAAGTTTCCCAAATTTGTACTCGGCTTCCTGCTCATCTCGGCGCTCGCGAGCTTCCATGTCTTTGACAAGGCGCAGACGGCAGCGCTGGGGAATCTTTCGCGCTGGGCGTTCCTGCTCACCTTTGCAGGGGTCGGTCTACGAACCGACATCCGCGCGATGGCGAAGCAAGGGCTGCGTCCGTTTGTGGTGGGAGCTCTGGGAGAAATCGTAATTGCAACCCTCACGCTTGGATTGGTGCTTGGCGCCAGCCGCGTAGCTCATTTCTAAGGATCTCTATGGCAGAAGCGGCACAAGTCGTGAAAGAAACCAAGGCGCAGAAGATCGAGCGCCTGAAGCGTGAACTCAACCCCTGGGATCACGTCGAACAGATCCGGCAGTTTGCTCGCGATGGGCGCGGCAGCATTCCTTCGCAATGGGCCAACGCGTACTTCAAATGGTGGGGGATTTACACGCAGGGCGATGGAGCAGGCGCTATCGGAGGCAAAGGCGGCGAGGGACTCGCGACCGAGTATTTCATGATGCGCATCGGTTTGCCGAACGGCATTCTGCACTCTCATCAATTGCGTGCGATTGCAGCGGTCGCGAAGAAACATGCTCGCAATCTGGCTGACATCACGGTCCGACAGAACATTCAACTGCACTGGCTGACAATTGAAGGACTGGTCGAAACCATGGATGCACTCGCAGCCGTGGGACTCGGCCCCAAAGGCGCATGCGGAGACGTGGTGCGCAACGTGACCGGATGTCCACTGGCGGGAGTTGCGGCCGATGAGATCTTCGACGCGTCGCCGATCGCGCAGGGAATCGCGCGCGCACTCTCCGGAAATTCGGAGTTCTACAATTTGCCGCGCAAATTCAAAATTACCGCGACAGGGTGCAGAACGTGGTGCTCGTATCCCGAAATCAACGATGTCGCGCTGACTGCGACTGAGCGAGTCCGGATTGGCCGAACAGAGGCAGGATTTTCTCTGCGTGTGGGCGGCGGGCTTTCTGCTGATCCGCATCTCGGAGTTCGGCTGAACGCATTTATTCCGCTGGAAAAAGCGGTCGATGTGGTGCGTGCGGTGGCGGAACTCTTTCGTGAACAATCAGCATTGCGCGAGAACCGGGAACGTGCACGGCTCAAGCACCTGTTTCTTCAGCAAGGGTGGAGTGAAGAACGGTTCCGTTGCGAGCTTGAGTGGAGATTGGGCTACAAGCTCGAGGCTGCTGAGTATGAGCAGGTTCCGGCCGATATCTATCGCGACCACGTTGGAATTCATGCGCAGCAGCAGCCTGGGCTCGCCTATGTCGGCGCGTCGGTTCTCCGCGGACGCGTCTCTGGAGATCAGCTTGCCCAGGCCGCCGAGCTCTCCGAACGCTTCGGCACGGGCGAACTGCGCACAACCACGATGCAGAACCTCATTTTCGTCAATGTGCCGCGGAGCCGCGCTTCTGAACTCGCGCGGGAGCTGCAGCATATCGATCTGCAGGTTGAAGCGACACCCTTCTGGCGCGGCGCTGTCGCCTGCACCGGCACGGAGTTCTGCAAGCTGGCAATTACGGAAACGAAATCGTTTGCCCGATGGCTCGTTGAAGAGCTCGAGTCGCGCATTCCCGAATTCGATCAGCAGCTCAAATTGCACGTCACCGGCTGCCCCAACAGTTGCGGCCAGCATTGGATCGCGGACATTGGGCTCGAGGGAAAGAAGATCAAGCATAACGGCAAGCTGGTGGACGCCTACTATTTCTGCGCAGGCGGATCAGTAGGCGCATGGGCGCGAACCGCGCGGCCGGTGGGATATCGCGTGCCGGCGACCGAGGTGCCCGAAGCGCTGGAGCGACTGCTCCGCACTTACCTCACGACGCGGGAGAGTGGTGAGAACCTGCGCGCGTGGTTCTCGCGCCACAGCGATCTCGAGCTTCGCGAATTTCTTGCCGGAGCGCAGTTTGCTCCCGTCGAACGCGATTTGGCCTCGCGTGCAGTGCCGCATGGAGTGGAGTAGATGAATCTCTTTCCGATCTTTTTGAAGCTCGATGGACGACGTTGCCTGGTCATCGGTGGGGGGCAGGTCGGCACGCAGAAGATCGCGGGCTTGCTCGATGCAGGGGCGCAGGTGACGATCGTCGATCCCTCGCCGGCTGTTGCTACGCGGGAATTTTTCGGGAATCGAGTGACCTGGTATACCCGAAAATATGTGCCCGGCGATTTGGACGGCGTTTATCTTGTCATCGCAGCGACATCGGATCCAGAAGTGAACCAGCAGATTTACGGCGAAGCGCAGCAGCGCGGGATTCTTGCCAATGTGGTTGATGTGCCACCGCTCTGTGACTTCTACTACCCTGCGGTAGTTCGTAGAGGATCGCTAGTCGTTGCGGTCTCGTCGCAGGGCGAGAGCCCACAGCTGGCACAACGCGTGCGCGATGAGATCGGCCAGCTTCTGCCCGAGGATCTTGACGAAACGGTCAAGCGAATCGGAGACGAACGCCGGCGAATTCTTCGTGAGCACGCGCCTGGACCGGAGCGGTTGCAGCTCTTGCGCGGCCTCGTCTATCCGCGCGGAGTTACTACGTGAAGGTTTCACTCATCGGCAAGGTTTTCCTGGTAGGCGCAGGCCCGGGCGATCCGGAATTGCTCACGATGAAGGCTGTTCGCGTGCTGCGCGAAGCTGATGTCGTACTGCACGACGATTTGATCAGTCGCGAGATTCTCGGACTAATTCCGCGGACAGTGACGATTATCTCCGTTGGCAAGCGCTGTGGCGCTGCACGCGTTACCCAGGAAGAGATCAACGCGATGATCGTCGCCTATGCGAGCTTCGGACGAAACGTAGTGAGGCTGAAGTCTGGGGACCCGATGTTGTTTGGGCGGGCGGGGGAAGAAATTGATGCTCTACATGCGCGCGGAATTGAATTCGAAGTGATCCCCGGAATCAGCGTGGCGTTCGCTGCCGCTGCGGCTCTGCAGACATCGCTTACCGATCGTCGCAAGGCCGCTCGAGTGATCTTCAGCACTGGGCATCGCTCCCAGGGAGCCTCCGACGACCGGGCGACACACGTGGTGTATATGCCTGGTTCCGATTACTCGACGATAGTGAATCAGCTTCTGCAGGAAAAATTTTCTGCCGAAACTCCCTGTGCGGTGGTAAGTGCCGTTTCGCACGAGACACAATCAGTTCTTCGGACTACTCTGGGCGCTCTTCCCAATTCGGGAGCTTTGCCTGCGCCTTCGATTCTGCTCGTCGGGGAGGTGCTTAGGCACGATGAAATACAAGCCCTCGCGCCACTCGATGCAGGTTCAGCAAACCGCAGCGGCAAAGTCATCTGACTTCAGTTCTTATAGGTCTTGGATGTGCCGCTAAGGTGAATGCGAGCGCCGCCTAACCTTGGCAATCGTGCCTCCGATTTCCTAAACAGTGTCATCCTGAGCCTTCTTTGGCGAAAGATCTCCCGCTATGTCGCAATCTTCAATGGCGTGTCCTGGCTCTTTCACGATTCCGGGCCAAAGCCAATATCCAGCAGTTAAGACGAAATATTCCGGGAGATCCTTCGTCAAAAGAAGGCTCAGGATGACAGAATCATAAGATTCGCGGGCGAATCTCCCGGAGCTCACATCCCTGCATGATTGCTGTCATCTCTGACCTGCACTTCGAAGAAGAAGCCTCCGACGTAATCAGCGGGAATGGCAAGCAAATCATCTTTCACCGCAATCTTGATCCGAAAGCCTACCGCAGCTTCATTTCCCATATGGCAGACGAAGCGCGACGGCGACGCTCGGAGCGTTTCGAACTGGTAATTGCCGGCGACCTCTTCGATCTCAATCGCACGGTGCTTTGGTTCAGCGACGACCTTCGGCCTTATGTATCGCTCGACGAGGTTTCTCCCGACTTGGAAAAGAAGATTCTGAAGATCGTCGATGCTGTAGCTGCCGAACCTGCAGTGAGCCGGACGCTGGAGCTGTTTCGCAACCTGGCCGCAGGAAAGTACAAAGGCCATGATCAAAAATCGCGCGATTGGGTCGAGCAGGAGTTTCCTTGCCCGGTGAAGATCACCTGTCTCTCTGGCAATCATGACCGGCTGGCCAACGCGTCAGACGCAATCCGAAAGCGAGTATGCGAGCTGATCGGCATCCAGTCCGTCGAGCGATTTCCGCATTATGCGCTCTTCAAGGATCCGGACGCGCTGGTTCGGCACGGCCACGAGTATGACAACAATAACTTCACCGTCGATTTTTCCAGAAAAGAACCGATTCCGCTGCAGGTCGAGGAAGCGGGTTACTCGCAAGCGAATTTCGGTGACTTCCTCACTATCGACGTTGCTGTCCGGCTTCCCTATCTATTTCGGCGAAAGTACGGGGATGAGCAGATCCTGAAAGATCCGGTTTTGGGATCGTTGTACCTTCGACTGCTGCAGTTCGACGATGTGCGTCCACAGTCGGCTTTGCTCGATTACATGCTGGATGATTCCCGCGGCAACTTTTCGGCGGAAGAGGCTTGGGAAAATTTGGTCCCGGTGCTGCAGGAACTCATTGCCGAAATCCACGACAACAAATTCTTTCGCTATTGGCTGTCCCGACGAGCCAAGCCCTGGGCGCCTGCTGAACTGGAGTTAGCGAGAGGACTGCTGCAGATGGGCGGATGGCGCAACCGGCCGGCGCGTGAGGCGGCGCGAAAGATCGCGCGATTCATGATGGGAGGAGAGCCCGATCAGCCGCAACTCTCGGCGATGCGAGAACAACTCGTGGTTGAGAACAAGGTCCGCGTGGTTCTTGCGGGACATACTCACTCGCCTGAAGTTTGCTTGATCAAGAGCGACGCGTCCGGGGATCGTTTCTACATAAACACCGGCACTTGGCGCGATGTGATCCCTTCCACACCAGATGGGAGAACTTTTGGCCGGATGCGCGCTCTTACCTACGTGACGCTTTACTCGAAGGCGGAGCAGGACGAATCGTGTAATTCGTTCGATTACTGGACGGGATTTACGAAGGACTGGTAACCAGCTTCTGAGCTGCTGAGCTCCTAAGCTTCCACGCTCTCGAGTGCTCCTTGGTTATCGGCTGACGCCCAGCGGCTTAGATGCGATTTGCTGGAAGGTATCACGCGCGGCGTCGATGGTCTGATCAATCTCTGCTTTTCTGTGCGCGATGCTGAGGAAGGCTGCTTCGAATTGTGAGGGTGGAAGATAGATGCCTCTGTCGAGCATGTCACGATGGAACTGCGCGAATTGTGCCGTATCTGATTTCGCGGCGTCCTCGTAATCAAAGATCTGCCCCGTTCGGAAAAACCACGTGAACATCGAGCCGACGCGTGCGCTGGTAACCTCAACTCCGTTCTCGCGCGCTGCTTCTGTGATGCCGTTCACCAGCGTTGAAGAGCTGCGCTCGAGCGCGGAATAAATTTTTGTACGATCTCGCTGCAGTCGGGTTACGGTTGCGATTCCTGCCGCCATGGCCAGGGGATTTCCGCTGAGCGTTCCCGCCTGATACACCGGGCCGAGCGGTGCGATCATGCGCATGATCTCGAGTCGGCCTCCGTAAGCTCCGACTGGCAAACCTCCGCCGATAATCTTGCCAAGCGTCGTCAGGTCTGGCTGCATGCCATAAAGCTCCTGCGCTCCGCCAAAGGCAACGCGGAATCCCGTCATTACCTCATCAAATATGAGGAGTGACCCCTGCTCGCGCGTGATCTCGCGCAGTTTCTGCAGATACCCTTCGCGCGGACGCACGCAGCCCATGTTGCCAACGATCGGTTCGACGATTACGGCAGCGATCTGATCTTTGTAGCGCGCGAAGGCCTGCTCAACGGCCTTCATCGAATTGAATGGCAGCGCCAGAGTGAACTGCGCCTGCTCGTCGAGGACTCCTGCCGATCCGGGAATGCCTAATGTCGCGACGCCGGAGCCGGCCTTCACCAGCAACGAGTCAGCGTGTCCGTGGTAACAGCCCTCAAACTTCACGATGTACTTGCGCCGGGTAAATGCGCGTGCCAGGCGAATCGCGGACATCGTCGCCTCAGTTCCCGAACTCACAAACCGCATCATCTCCATGGAAGGGAACGCGGCCTTCACCAGCTCGGCAAGCTCTACCTCAGCAGGAGTCGATGCTCCGAAGCTCGTACCATTCTGGGTCGCGCGAACTACCGCCTCGGTCACTTCAGGATCAGCATGCCCGAGAATCATCGGTCCCCAGGAGCCAACATAGTCGATATATTCATTACCGTCGGCGTCCCACAGCTTTGCACCTTGCGCACGAACGATGATCGGCGGATCTCCTCCGACAGCACGAAACGCGCGGACGGGGGAATTCACGCCTCCAGGAAAGAGCTTTTCGGCGCGTTGTTGCAATGCATGGGATTTAGCCGAACCAGGCATGGATATCCAGAGTATACGAGTTAGTTCTGCAGAAAGAGCGATTCGAGAATGGTCAGTTCGGTAAGATTAGATATGAAAGGTGTCATTTGAATTCTTCCATACGAAACATCGCCATCATTGCTCACGTTGACCACGGCAAGACAACGCTAGTCGACGGTATGCTGCGCCAGAGCGGCGCATTCCGCTCGAATGAAATAGTGGCCGAACGCGTGATGGACTCGAACGAACTCGAGCGTGGATCAACATTGTTGATACTCCCGGCCACAGCGACTTTGGCGGAGAAGTGGAGCGCGCTCTCAAGATGGTGGATGGTGTGATGCTGCTTGTCGATGCCAGTGAAGGGCCGCTGCCGCAGACGCGCTACGTTCTTAGCAAAGCTCTAGAAGCAGGACTGCCCCCGGTGCTGATCATCAATAAGATTGACCGTCCGGATGCTCGCGCGCAAGAGGTGCTGAATGAGGTCTATGACCTCTTCATCGATCTCGACGCGAAAGAAGATCAGTTAGGCTTTCCTGTTCTATATACCAACGCAAAAGCCGGCACCGCCTCAAGTTCGATCCAATCCCCGGCCACTGATCTCCAGCCGCTCTTTGATGCCATTTTGGAACACATCCCTCCGCCAAAGGGAGACTCGGCTGGAGCGCTTCAGATTCAGGTCGCCAACCTTGATTACAGTGACTATCTGGGGCGCCTGGCCATTGCACGCGTATTCAACGGCACGCTGAAGAACGGCGAAGAGGTCGCCATCGCGAAGCGGGATGGATCGTTTCAAACAGTAAAGATTACCAAGCTGTTCTCTTTCAGCGGACTCAAGCGCGTGGACATCGATCAGACGCAGCTCGGAGACATTGTCGCTGTCGCCGGTGTCACCGGAATCACCATCGGCGAGACCATCACTGGGATTGAATCGCCCGCGCCCTTGCCCCCGATCGTGATCGACGAGCCCACCATCGCGATGCAATTCACAGTCAACACTTCCCCGTTTGCGGGGCGCGACGGGCAGTACGTAACCTCGCGTAATCTGCGCGAGCGCCTCGAGAAGGAACTGCTGACCAACGTGAGCCTCAAAGTCGAAGAGACGGTCAACACGGACAACTTCAAGGTCATGGGGCGCGGCGAGCTGCAGCTTTCAATCCTGATTGAAACCATGCGCCGCGAAGGCTACGAGCTGATGGTCGGCAAGCCGGAGATTGTGACGCGCAGGATCGACGGCAAGCTCATGGAGCCGCTTGAGCACTTGACCATCGACATCCCTGAGAACTTCATTGGCGTGGTGATCGAGAAGCTTGGTCCGCGCAAAGGTGAGATGACCAAGATGCACAACCACGGCTACGGCCGGGTGCGTCTGGAATTTCGCGTGCCAAGTCGCGGATTGATCGGCCTCCGCAGCGAGCTGCTGACCGACACGCGCGGC encodes:
- the cobA gene encoding uroporphyrinogen-III C-methyltransferase; amino-acid sequence: MKVSLIGKVFLVGAGPGDPELLTMKAVRVLREADVVLHDDLISREILGLIPRTVTIISVGKRCGAARVTQEEINAMIVAYASFGRNVVRLKSGDPMLFGRAGEEIDALHARGIEFEVIPGISVAFAAAAALQTSLTDRRKAARVIFSTGHRSQGASDDRATHVVYMPGSDYSTIVNQLLQEKFSAETPCAVVSAVSHETQSVLRTTLGALPNSGALPAPSILLVGEVLRHDEIQALAPLDAGSANRSGKVI
- a CDS encoding putative sulfate exporter family transporter; the protein is MATAAIPQPRLASFPERLFEPLPGIALLAAIGLLGKFIEQRIALYGKTHHLHLPNIEYVLWAILIGVVVANTVGVPKVFRAGIATYDFWLKTGIVLLGARFLVGDLALMGSVSLVLVVIELALAITFMTWLGRLFGLNRNLSALLAVGSSVCGVSAIIATQGAIDADDEDASFAIAAILALGAIALFTFPLIGHALGMSDHAFGLWSGLAVDNTAEAVATGAIYSDIAQKFAVLAKTTRNAMIGFVVLGFALRWAASKAREFKPNKAQFLWTKFPKFVLGFLLISALASFHVFDKAQTAALGNLSRWAFLLTFAGVGLRTDIRAMAKQGLRPFVVGALGEIVIATLTLGLVLGASRVAHF
- a CDS encoding siroheme synthase, with the translated sequence MNLFPIFLKLDGRRCLVIGGGQVGTQKIAGLLDAGAQVTIVDPSPAVATREFFGNRVTWYTRKYVPGDLDGVYLVIAATSDPEVNQQIYGEAQQRGILANVVDVPPLCDFYYPAVVRRGSLVVAVSSQGESPQLAQRVRDEIGQLLPEDLDETVKRIGDERRRILREHAPGPERLQLLRGLVYPRGVTT
- a CDS encoding nitrite reductase, whose translation is MAEAAQVVKETKAQKIERLKRELNPWDHVEQIRQFARDGRGSIPSQWANAYFKWWGIYTQGDGAGAIGGKGGEGLATEYFMMRIGLPNGILHSHQLRAIAAVAKKHARNLADITVRQNIQLHWLTIEGLVETMDALAAVGLGPKGACGDVVRNVTGCPLAGVAADEIFDASPIAQGIARALSGNSEFYNLPRKFKITATGCRTWCSYPEINDVALTATERVRIGRTEAGFSLRVGGGLSADPHLGVRLNAFIPLEKAVDVVRAVAELFREQSALRENRERARLKHLFLQQGWSEERFRCELEWRLGYKLEAAEYEQVPADIYRDHVGIHAQQQPGLAYVGASVLRGRVSGDQLAQAAELSERFGTGELRTTTMQNLIFVNVPRSRASELARELQHIDLQVEATPFWRGAVACTGTEFCKLAITETKSFARWLVEELESRIPEFDQQLKLHVTGCPNSCGQHWIADIGLEGKKIKHNGKLVDAYYFCAGGSVGAWARTARPVGYRVPATEVPEALERLLRTYLTTRESGENLRAWFSRHSDLELREFLAGAQFAPVERDLASRAVPHGVE
- the hemL gene encoding glutamate-1-semialdehyde-2,1-aminomutase translates to MPGSAKSHALQQRAEKLFPGGVNSPVRAFRAVGGDPPIIVRAQGAKLWDADGNEYIDYVGSWGPMILGHADPEVTEAVVRATQNGTSFGASTPAEVELAELVKAAFPSMEMMRFVSSGTEATMSAIRLARAFTRRKYIVKFEGCYHGHADSLLVKAGSGVATLGIPGSAGVLDEQAQFTLALPFNSMKAVEQAFARYKDQIAAVIVEPIVGNMGCVRPREGYLQKLREITREQGSLLIFDEVMTGFRVAFGGAQELYGMQPDLTTLGKIIGGGLPVGAYGGRLEIMRMIAPLGPVYQAGTLSGNPLAMAAGIATVTRLQRDRTKIYSALERSSSTLVNGITEAARENGVEVTSARVGSMFTWFFRTGQIFDYEDAAKSDTAQFAQFHRDMLDRGIYLPPSQFEAAFLSIAHRKAEIDQTIDAARDTFQQIASKPLGVSR